Proteins found in one Quercus robur chromosome 2, dhQueRobu3.1, whole genome shotgun sequence genomic segment:
- the LOC126713263 gene encoding importin subunit beta-1-like, with the protein MAMEVTQVLLNAQAVDGTVRKQAEENLKQFQEQNLPSFLFSLAGELSNDDKPVESRKLAGLILKNALDAKEQHRKLELVQRWLSLDPSVKTQIKACLLKTLSSPALDARSTASQVVAKVAGIELPHKQWPELIGLLLSNIHQLPANTRQATLETLGYICEEVSPDAVEQDHVNKILTAVVQGMNSSESNNDVRLAATRALYNALGFAQANFSNDMERDYIMRVVCEATLSPELRIRQAAFECLVAISSTYYEKLAPYIQDIFNITAKAVKEDEEPVALQAIEFWSSICDEEIDILEEYGGDFTGDSDVPCFYFVKQALPVLVPMLLETLLKQDEDQDQDEGAWNIAMAGGTCLGLVARTVGDDVVPLVMPFIEENITKPDWRQREAATYAFGSILEGPSPDKLIPLVNIALNFMLTALMNDPNNHVKDTTAWTLGRMFEFLHGSALETPIITQANIQQIINVLLQSMKDVPNVAEKACGALYFLAQGYEDAGSSSSPLTPFFQEIVQALLTVTHREDAGESRLRTAAYETLNEVVRCSTDETASMVLQLIPVIMMELHQTLEAQKLSSDEREKQNELQGLLCGCLQVIIQKLGSSEQSKYVFMQYADQMMALFLRVFASRSATAHEEAMLAIGALAYATSADFVKYMPEFYRYLEMGLQNFEDYQVCAITVGVVGDICRALEDKILPYCDGIMTQLLKDLSSNQLHRSVKPPIFSCFGDIALAIGENFEKYLIYAMPMLQSAAELSAHISGADDDMLEYTNSLRNGILEAYSGIFQGFKGSSKTQLLMPFAPHVLQFLDSLYMEKDMDDAVSKTAIGVLGDLADTLGSNAGPLIQQSVSSKDFLSECLSSDDHLIRESAEWAKLAISRAISF; encoded by the exons ATGGCAATGGAGGTGACTCAAGTTCTTTTAAATGCACAAGCAGTAGATGGCACTGTGCGCAAGCAGGCAgaagaaaatctaaaacaatTTCAAGAGCAAAATCTTCCAagtttcttgttttctcttgCTGGGGAATTGTCAAATGATGATAAGCCCGTTGAGAGTCGTAAATTAGCAGGCTTGATTCTGAAGAATGCCTTGGATGCCAAAGAACAACATAGGAAACTTGAGCTTGTGCAAAGATGGTTGTCATTGGACCCCTCTGTGAAGACTCAGATCAAGGCATGCTTGTTAAAGACTCTCTCTTCTCCTGCTCTGGATGCTCGATCAACTGCATCACAAGTTGTTGCAAAGGTTGCAGGTATTGAGTTACCACATAAACAGTGGCCTGAACTGATAGGGTTGCTCTTGTCTAATATTCACCAGCTTCCGGCTAATACCAGGCAGGCAACACTGGAAACTCTTGGGTACATTTGTGAAGAAGTCTCCCCAGATGCGGTAGAACAGGATCATGTAAACAAGATTCTTACTGCTGTAGTTCAGGGTATGAACTCTTCCGAGAGTAACAATGATGTTAGGCTTGCCGCTACTCGAGCTTTGTACAATGCTTTAGGTTTTGCTCAGGCAAACTTTTCCAATGATATGGAACGTGATTACATAATGAGAGTTGTTTGTGAAGCTACCCTTTCTCCGGAGTTGAGGATTCGACAAGCTGCTTTTGAGTGTTTGGTTGCCATATCTTCAACCTACTATGAGAAGTTGGCTCCTTACATACAAGATATCTTTAACATCACTGCAAAGGCTGTTAAGGAAGATGAGGAGCCAGTCGCTCTTCAAGCCATTGAGTTCTGGAGTTCAATATGTGACGAGGAGATAGATATTTTAGAAGAATATGGAGGTGACTTTACTGGGGATTCTGATGTTCCCTGCTTTTACTTTGTTAAGCAGGCGCTCCCTGTTCTTGTCCCCATGTTATTAGAGACGCTACTTAAGCAGGATGAGGATCAAGATCAAGATGAAGGGGCTTGGAACATTGCAATGGCTGGAGGCACATGCCTGGGTTTGGTTGCACGAACGGTTGGAGATGATGTTGTCCCACTTGTAATGCCATTTATTGAAGAGAATATAACAAAACCAGATTGGAGGCAAAGGGAGGCTGCTACTTATGCTTTTGGTTCCATTCTGGAAGGTCCATCCCCAGACAAGCTCATACCACTTGTTAACATTGCCTTGAACTTCATGCTCACTGCCCTTATGAATGATCCAAATAACCATGTGAAGGACACTACTGCTTGGACTCTTGGAAGAATGTTTGAATTTCTGCATGGGTCAGCTTTGGAGACCCCCATAATTACCCAGGCAAATATTCAACAGATTATTAATGTTCTGCTTCAGAGCATGAAAGATGTACCAAATGTTGCGGAGAAAGCCTGTGGTGCTCTCTATTTCTTGGCCCAGGGTTATGAGGATGCGGGATCTTCATCTTCTCCACTAACTCCATTCTTCCAGGAAATTGTTCAAGCTCTTCTCACTGTGACTCACCGAGAAGATGCTGGAGAATCACGCCTCCGCACTGCAGCCTATGAGACTTTAAACGAAGTTGTGAGGTGTTCTACTGATGAGACAGCTTCAATGGTGCTGCAACTAATTCCTGTCATTATGATGGAGCTCCACCAAACTCTTGAGGCACAGAAGCTTTCAtctgatgagagagagaagcagaATGAATTACAAGGTTTGCTCTGTGGTTGCTTGCAGGTCATCATACAGAAACTGGGGTCATCCGAGCAATCGAAATATGTCTTCATGCAGTATGCTGACCAGATGATGGCCCTTTTCTTAAGAGTATTTGCTTCTCGAAGTGCCACAGCTCATGAGGAGGCTATGCTTGCCATTGGAGCTCTTGCCTATGCAACAAGTGCCGATTTTGTAAAATACATGCCAGAATTTTATAGGTATTTGGAAATGGGTCTTCAAAATTTCGAGGATTACCAGGTTTGTGCCATAACAGTTGGTGTAGTTGGGGATATATGCAGAGCGCTGGAGGATAAGATATTGCCTTACTGTGATGGAATAATGACCCAGCTTCTCAAGGATTTGTCAAGCAACCAGTTGCACCGATCTGTAAAGCCCCCAATATTTTCATGCTTTGGTGACATTGCTTTGGCAATTGGAGAAAACTTTGAGAAGTACTTAATATATGCTATGCCCATGCTTCAAAGTGCAGCAGAACTATCTGCCCATATTTCTGGTGCTGATGACGACATGTTGGAGTACACCAATTCTCTGAGAAATGGAATTCTAGAGGCATACTCAGGGATCTTTCAGGGATTTAAGGGTTCTTCGAAGACCCAGCTATTGATGCCTTTTGCACCTCATGTTCTTCAGTTCTTGGATAGTTTGTATATGGAGAAGGACAT gGATGATGCGGTGTCTAAGACGGCAATTGGGGTCCTTGGAGATCTAGCTGATACCCTGGGTAGTAATGCAGGTCCCTTGATTCAGCAATCTGTGTCAAGCAAAGACTTTCTAAGTGAATGTTTATCATCAGATGACCATTTGATAAGGGAATCTGCCGAATGGGCCAAGTTGGCCATCAGTCGAGCCATTTCTTTTTGA